The genomic interval TATTGCCACATAGCGCCTTGTGCTTGGATCGCTTCTTCTTTAATTGTTGTTGGGTTTTCTGGAATTACCAAGTAGTATTTATTCGCCGATTCTTCCACAACCTCTACTTCGATTGTATCCGGAACATCGATTCCGAAAGCTTCTTTTATTGCTTCTTTCGGATTGGCGATAAGTTGTTTCTTGAATTCGGCATCTTCCCAAGCTTTTTGAATGATTTGTTCTTTTAACGATTGTACATTGGACACAATAATCACCCTTCCGAATATGTATAAGTTTACCATACTCAGTCTATCATGCCCGTTCGACAAATTCTATATGAATTTTCAATTATTCGACAATTAATAGATTATATAGTACCTATTAAACTGAAATTTTAGACAAAAAGTAGTTAAATCCGCCTTCCATCAGCAACTTTTTGTTTGATTCTATCGTCTCATGGGTATGGTTCAAATGTTTTAGTATAAAAGTATGGAATGCGACTAGCTCACTAGATCCTGCTTCCAATTCGATTAGTCGTTTTTCATTATCAATTGCAAGCTGAACATAAGGTCCGAGGCATCCTCGAATAAAGATTTCATTTTCAACCTTTTGTTCAGTTAATGCTTCTTCCGCAGTTCTATTTGCGGCGATCATCGCAAGCAGGCCATTATAGCTGCCTTCAGCCAGATCTTCTTTCCAATCCTGATAGTCGTCAGACATCTGAAGCGACATCAGCACAATATCGATGGCAAGCTCCATTTTCTCAATGAGCTCTGGGCGTCCTGCTAACAACAGCGCGCCAGTGCTTGCGATTTTGACGGGACCTGCTTTGCCAGCTGTGCGGATAGGGTCGTTTATAAAGTAATCATCGCGATCCTCGTTGGTTACACTCTCGGCCCAGTTCGTTACATAATGGTCGTAATACGCCCAAAATGGTGAAGTTGAAGGGAACAGCTCACGGAATACACGGAACATTTCGAGCATGAGCAGGTTTCCAAGAGCAAGCTGTTCCTTCCAATTGGATGCCGGCTTGCTGTCCATCACGTCATCCTGAATAAAAAAATAAAGCATTCCATATACATTAGCTAATGCAAGCGCTTCGCATTGCGAATCATTAATTCCGCTCGGCTCTTTCATCCAGAAGGGGAGAAGGCTGCATATGTAATCCTTATTGCTGTCATGCTTCACAGGATTGAACTTATGCGCATAGGCCAGACCAAGGCTGCCGAGCGGTGCAGGGAAAGCAGCAATACGTTCTTCGGCTTTGGCATAAACAAGTTCCAGCTGTGTGGTATAGCGAGTAAACCATTCCATTTAAATGTCCTCCGCTGCAATAGAATGTAAGCCAAACGACCATACTAAATAAAGATTTGATGCATATAAATAGTATATGAACGGTGTCAATCTTTTCCTACTATATCATTTTTGGAAAAAGAAAATCTTAACATATTTTTAAGCTTGAGGAAGAAAAAACGAAGTCTGTATTGAGTAAAAGCAGAAAATCCAGTAAAATGGATTAAGGTTATAAAAATAGGTGAAGTTAGTAGATGATCCTCTGTCACGCTATGCTTACAGAACTGGACTTAGGTCGGGGATGAATCTATTACCTGAGCAGGTTTAGAATTTAGTTCTCCTGCATTAAAGTTAATACCTAGATGAGAGTTCTTTAATGTGGAGGTAGTATGGCATGAATAGAGATGTTGAAATTTATGTTCTCTTAACGAATACGGGAACCTTATTTTCCAAGACAATTAGATGGTACACTAAAAATATGCTGAATCACGCTTCAATCGCATTTGACAGAGACTTGAATGAGGTTTATAGCTTTGGCAGAAAAAATCCGAACAACCCATTTTTTGCGGGATTTGTGAAAGAGGATGTACGAGGCGAGTTTTTTGAGAACTCAACCTGCGCTTTGTATAGATGCACGATTAGTCATTGCGCCTATATAAACATACGAAATCAAATTCATTACATGGAGAAAAATCGCGATCAGTATAAATACAATTTGCTTGGCATGTTAGGCATCATGCTTAATATTGAGATGAAACGAGAGTACGCATACTTTTGCTCGCAGTTTGTAGCCTCTGTTTTTGAGGAAAGCGGCGTGAATCTTGTTAATAAACCTTCCTTGTTCGTAACACCTGCAGATTTGGAGAATACAACGCTGCTGGAGCTCGTTTACCATGGTAAGCTGCAAGCTTATACAGGTGTTCAAGAGGAAATAAAGGCAACTGGAACCTTCCGCACTGCGTAAAGAAGATCTCACGTGTTGAGATCTTTTTCTTTTTTATAATGATCATTATGACGAAAACGGATTACATCCAGGAGGCTGGTTCACGATGTCTATTATTAGCTTTGGAATAGTTGGCGGAGGCTGGCGCGCAGAGTTTTACATACGTATCGCCAAAGCATTGCCGGAGAAATTCAACATTCATACGATACTTGTTCGTGACGAGGAGAAGGGGCGGCTGCTGGAGGCAAAATGGGGCATTCGTACGGTTCGCAATATGGATCAGTTTACGGCTGAGTCCAAGCAGTTCAGCTTCGCTGTCGTATCTGTCCCGCGAACAGCGGCTCCGGCTATTATCCAAGAGCTAGCTGAACGGCAAATTCCAGTGCTGGCAGAGACGCCTCCGGCTGCTGATTTGGAAGCACTAACCAACCTGTATCAATCGCTGCCTAAGGATGCAATGGTACAAGTAGCCGAACAGTATTTATTTCAGCCGATGCATGCGGCTCGGATTCAGATTGCCCGCTCCGGGAAGCTGGGTGAAGTATCGCAAGCACAGGTATCTGCTGCCCATGACTATCACGGAATTAGCTTAATTAGACAGCTTCTTGGCGTCGGGTTCGAGCATGCCAGCATCATTGGACAGACCTTTGAATCGAAGATCATGCAAGGGCCGAGCAGACAAGGTGATCCGCTTGAAGAACGAATGGTTCAATCTGTGCAGCGAATTGCAACGCTCCGATTTGGCGACAAGCTGGCTGTATATGATTTTACGGGAGATCAATACTTCTCTTGGATACGGCGCAGCCGCATGCTCATAAGAGGCAGTAAAGGTGAGCTAGTAGACTCAGAAGTCAGTTATTTAAAAGATTACGCCACGCCCATTCATACGGAGCTTCGCAGAGTCGATACCGGTCAGCACGGGAATTTGGAAGGTTATTATCATCGCGGGGTAATTGCGGATGGCGAATGGCTTTACCAGAATCCAGTTGCTCCCGCTAGGCTTAGTGATGACGAGATCGCAATCGCGACTTGTTTGCTGCGAATGGGGCTGCTCGCTTCCGGTAAAGGAGCTTCCTTCTATAGCCTGGCAGAAGCAGCACAGGATCACTATTTGGCGCTCCTTATGGGAGAAGCAATGGCTTCGGGACAAACGGTGCATACGGAGAAACAAGTTTGGATGCCAGAATAGTCATAATCACCAATTAGGACAATTAGCACTAAACAAAATTGGTACCAATTACATGCAGGTGTAAGTCTTCGGCTGTGCTAAAATTGTACGATAAGTAGAAGACTCGTAGTCACTATTTTTGTGATAGAGTCTTTTTTTGTTTTGAATATTCGGAATTTTCTGGAAATTATTATTTTTTTCTTGGAAAAACATATTCGATTTATTAATTAATGGGTAATCAAGCTATAAAGGAGAAACAGATGCCATTTTTAACGAATAAAATAAAGAATCCTGTCATTTTATTGCTGATGTTCGTGTTGCTGGCTCTTTCGGTTACAGGGTGCGCTTTGTTTACAAGCAGCGGCAATTTGAGCGAAGAGAATAAACCAATAGAGACGGAAAAGCCTGTCGTGCCTGTAAATGGTGAAAAGAGTAAAGTGATTCCATTTGTCTATACGACCAATAAGGAATTGTCTCTTACTTTCAATGGTATGGGTGATGAGAGTCTGATGACTAAGCTCCTCGATGAACTTGATCGCTACGATATTAAGGCGACCTTCTTTTTGCCGGGAATGAGGGTGGCTGAAGAGCCGGGAATTGCCAAGGAGATTTTGGCCAGAGGTCATGGCATTGAGAACAACACGCTTAGTCGGCTCGATCTAACTCATTTAAGCTATGAGCAAGTGTTTAAAGAGATCAATGTCAGCAATGAAGTGATCGAGAGGGAGCTAGGAGTAAAGCCTCAATATATGCGGACGAGATCCGGCGATTACAATGATACCGTTCAGCTGGCGGCAGCGCAGAGCGGGCTTTCGGCTGTTGTATCTTACAGTCTTAATTTGCATGAATGGCAGCAGGAATCGGAGCAAGAGAAAGCGGACTATATTCGAAAATATGTAACTCGGGGCGGCATTATTGCCTTGGATACGGAGCTGGATGGACAGGTACTTGAATCGATACCGCTTATTGCGAAGGCAGCGGCCGAGGTTGGCTACAAGCTCGTTCCGCTTAAAGAGCTGGTAAGCAGTGGTCAAGAGAGAAAACCGCTTGAACAAATACCGGGATTTGATGCTGCTCGAAAAAATTTAAACGACAAACAATCGAGCTACAAGCTTATTTATAACTGGGAAAATAAAAAGAAGGTTGTGTCACTTACCTTTGATGATTGGGGTACCGACTACACGATTACAAAGCTGCTTGATATTTTGGAAAAGCATGACGTGAAGGCTACTTTCTTCTTGCGTGCCAACGGAGTAGAGAAAAATCCGAATTTAGCTAAGGCGATAGCGGAAGCCGGACATGATGTTGCTAATCACACATACAGTCATCCTGTCATAACCAAGTTAACGCCTGAGCAATTGCAGGAGGAAGTCGTCAAGGCTCATCAAGTAATAACCGAAGCCATTCAGCAGCAGCCTACCATGTTATTTAGACCCCCGACGGGTGAAATTGATGATGAACGGGCGAGAATCGTAGCTGCAACAGGCTACACCTCCATTGCGATGTATGACGTAACGGTGTTCGACTGGGACTCTGCCAATGACGCCGATCATATCGTGAAGGGTGTTCTAGATCAAACGGTTGATGGAAGTGTTATTCTTCTTCACATGCTGGATAACATTCATACGATTGAGGCGCTGCCAGATGTTATTGAGAAGCTGAAAAGCGAGGGTTATACATTCGTTCCCATGTCGCAAATGTCTCTAAAATAACTTTTTCTTACTAGATGGAGATGACATATGACGTTATACGAGGAAATCGTTACAAGGCAGAAGAAAATAGCGGTCATTGGATTAGGTTATGTCGGATTGCCGATTGCAGTAGCTTTTGCGAAAAAAGTGGACGTAATCGGCTTTGATGTCAATAAAGATAAGATTGCACAATATTGCAGCGGGATCGATACAACCGGCGATATAGGCAGTGATGTGCTCAAAAATACCGAAGCGCAGTTTACTTCAGATCTGAATGAGCTTAAAGATGTTTTTTTCTTCATTGTGGCAGTGCCTACACCGATTCAAAGCGGTAATATACCGGATTTGAATTATGTGAAGAGTGCGTGTCAAATGGTGGGCAGGAAGCTCAAGCATGGCGCAATGGTTGTGTTTGAATCAACCGTCTATCCGGGGGTGACGGAGGAAATATGTATTCCGATTTTGGAGACAGAGTCGGGTCTTGTTTGCGGCGTCGATTTCAAGGTAGGTTATTCGCCTGAACGAATCAATCCCGGTGACAAGGTTCATCGACTAGAGAACATTACGAAGATTGTGTCCGGTATGGACGAGGAAACGCTGGAAACTGTCGCCAGTATATACGAGTTGATTATTGAAGCAGGCGTATTTCGGGCGGAGAGCATCAAGGTAGCTGAGGCTGCAAAAGTCATTGAAAACGCACAGCGAGATGTAAATATTGCTTTTATGAATGAGTTGTCCATGCTGTTTAACGGTATGGGCATTGATACAAAAGCTGTACTTCAAGCCGCAGGCACCAAATGGAATTTTCTAAACTTTAGCCCTGGGCTGGTTGGTGGTCATTGCATCGGAATTGATCCTTATTATTTGACCTATAAGGCGGAGGATACCGGCTATCATTCCAAAATTATTTTAGCGGGACGCCAAATTAACGATGGGATGGGCAAGTATGTCGCTCAGCAAATCATTAAGAGGCTTGTTAAGCAGAAGGTAAATATAAATACAGCCAAAATAGGCTTTCTTGGCTTTTCTTATAAAGAGGACAGCTCCGATATTCGCAATACGAAGGTGACAGACATTATCGAAGAGCTTCAAGAGTACGGGATAACAACACTTGTGGCAGATCCAAATGTGGACAAGCAGCAGGTTTATGGTGAGTATGGCATCGTGCTATGCGACATTGAGGAATTAAGCGGGTTGAATGTTGTTATTGTAGCGGTTCCCCATAGTCAAATTATGAAGATGCATGTTGAGGATTTTGACAAGCTGTATGACGACAATAAAACGAAGTTTTTGGTTGATATAAAAGGCGTATTTGATAAGCGGTTATTCGAGCATAACGGATACGACTATTGGAGCCTATAGTGCCGGATTGGAGACAGCAGCGTGTTTAGACGACAGAAAAAAAAGCCGATAGAAGTGCTGACTGTTCCAAGAGCGGACAGACGCACCCTTTGGAGCGTTCCCGATCCGGAACATTTGCGGCAAAAGGTTGATCGAAGAGGTTATGCCGAAGGTCAAAGCAAGGACGGCCGTGATGATGCGGCAGCGATGCATAAGCTGCGTGAGCTTAGCCTGAGATATGAGGCTAGCTTTGACGTGCGGCTGCTTCGCAATGGCCGGAGGAAGAAGCAGGCAATAAAGGGAAAAGCGGTAGACATTTCTTCTACAGGCATTTTGATTGAACTGGACGCATCCGTAATTGGCGATTCGTTCATGGAGGGGGCAAAGTATAAGCTGAGCTTCGAAATCCCACCTGGGACGATGCCTGAAGGTTATGAGTCTGCCGTGAAAATAGAAGCTGTTATCAAAAGAACATTTACGCGAGATAGCGAAGAGGGAGCGAAGCAGCTTATCGCTTTCCAATTTGAGCGGCCTTTATCCACGTATCTTCAGAAGAAGCGTTGGGGTTATTCTGTCTATGCGGCGAGCACCCTGCTGTTTGTAGCCGTTGGTATTATTATGCTTATGCGTGTGGAAAGCATCATTTATTTTAAATATAATTTCATCTTGTATTTATACAGTATTACGGCAGCGGCTTTCTTGCTCACTCGTTACTTCTTCGGCGCGCTGCACCGCGATGTGCCGGTTAATCCGCATTATACGCCAGGCGTATCGATTATAATTCCTTGCTTTAATGAAGAGGAATGGATTCATCGAACGATTTTGAGCTGCATGAATCAAGATTATCCGATCGACAAGCTGGAAGTGATTGTCGTAGATGATCGCTCTAAGGATCGTTCTGTGGAGCAAATTCAGAAGGTTATCGACCTTGTTCACAAAGAGGCGCAGAGGTATGAAACGAAGGATCGTCTGAAATTGCATGTATTGTCCGAAAATGGGGGCAAACGCGTAGCGCTTGTAAAGGGCGTGGAGATGGCAAAGCATCGTTTGGTCGTATTTGTGGACTCTGACAGCTTTCTAGAGCCAACGGCGATTAGAAATCTCGTACAGCCCTTTCAGGACCCGCGAATGGGCGGTGTCGCTGGACGCACGGATGTGGAAAATAAATATACGAACACAGTTACTAAGCTGCAGACGGTTCGTTACTATATTGCATTCCGAATTATGAAGGCAGCTGAATCTTGGTTTGACAGCGTAACCTGCTTATCTGGGCCACTCTCTTGCTACCGGAAGGATTTAATTTTGAAGCATAAGGATGCTTGGCTGACGCAAAAGTTTTTGGGGCAGCCAGCGACCTTTGGCGATGACCGCAGCATGACTAATTTTATTTTGAAAACACATCGTACCGGCTATCAGGATACAGCAATTTGCTCCACAATCGTCCCCTCAGAGATGAACGTGTTCTTAAAGCAGCAAATGCGCTGGAAACGTTCATGGCTGCGTGAATCGCTGCGAGCAGGGGGCTTTATTTGGCGGAAGGAGCCGTTTATGGCTTTGTTCTTCTACATTGGGCTTATTGTTCCTATTGCAGCGCCGATTGTGGTTTTATACAACTTGGTTTATGTACCGATCATGTATCGGATCTTCCCAAGCACCTTCCTGATGGGACTGCTGTTAATGGCGCTGTTGATGAGCTTTGCCCACTTGTTGTTTCGTAAGAGCAAGCTTTGGGTTTTTGGATTCGTATTTTGTATCTTCTACGAGTTTGTGCTGCTGTGGCAAATGCCTGTTGCTTGGGTGACCTTCTGGAAATCAACCTGGGGGACAAGAGAAACGCCGCAGGACATTGAAGCTAGAAATAAGAAAGCAGCGAGAAAGAACAAAAACAACAAGAATATGGACATGCCGCTTTAAAGCGGCCATGGTCTATTTCCTAGATAAGGATGACCGCTATGAATAAGTGGTATACGAATGGAGTTTTCGATTATAAGCGGAAAAACAAAAAAAAGGTGATCAGAACGACCGTACAGATGATCATCTTGCTTGTTTTGGGCTTCATTCTTTTCCATGCTGTATTTGATATCAAGCAATATGCGGAGCCGGATAAGGCGCAGTGGACCAATCAAGACGGGTTTATTGCGCTGTCTTATTTTGGCGTAGCAAGAAACGGCACATCGGAGCTGATTTCCAAAAAACGGCTGGATCAGCAGTTGAAAGCACTGCACGATCAAGGTTATGTAACCATTTCGCAGCAGGATGTTATGGACTATTACAAGCTTGGAAAACCTTTGCCGCCTAAAGCGCTGTTTCTATCCTTCGAGGATGGACGAAACGATTCCAGTTTATTTGCTCAGCCTTTGCTGGAGAAATACAATTATAAAGCGACCATTTTGTCCTATGCGAATAAGGTTGGGAGCAATGAATCCAAATTCCTTCAGCCTAAGGACATGCTCAGTATGATGAAAAACGGCTATTGGGAGCTTGGAAGCAACGGCTACCGCTTGTCTTATATTAATATTTTTGACAAGGAAGGCAAGCTCATTGGTGTGAAGGAAGAGAATGAGTTTAAAGATCGGGCTAACACGAGTTACTACACTCACTATCTGATGGACTTTATCCGGGATGAGAGCCTTGTGCCTGCGGAGCATCGAGATGAAATGGAAGCACGCATTAATGCAGACTACAAGTCGATGAAGGAAATATACAACAAGACGCTTGGCTTTGTTCCGAACGTGTATATGATTATGCACGCGAACATTTTGTACAACGGCATGAACCGGCTTGTTGAGAATGTGAACGACCAAAATATTAAAGCGATGTTCGGCATGCATTTTAACCGTGAAGGACTTTCCTTGAATAAAAGCAGTGACAGCCTTTATAATTTAACAAGGATGCAGCCTGCTTCCTATTGGTATACGAATCATTTGCTTATGAAAATTAGTAAGGATACCGGTCAGAAGGTCAGCTTTATTGCAGGGGATGAGCGGAGATCGTCAAAGTGGCAGCTTATCAGCGGTGCGGCTGAGTTTAAGGATAACCGGATTGCTTTGACCTCTGTTCCAGCAGGAAGCGGCATGCTTTTGTTGAAAGATATTCATGCTGCCGACGTAAAACTTACTGCGGAGCTTGGCGGTCATGCAGTCGGCAGCCAATCGATTTATGTTCGCTACGATCAGAATACGGATTCATTTGTTCGAGTGTCGATCGAAGATAATTCGGTTATTGTGGAGCAAAAGGCACCCGGAGGCAAGGTTGAACGGCTGCTAGCAAGCAAGCTTGGGGACAAGGCGGCAGAACGTGCGAAGCAGCTTGAAGTTAGCTTATCGGGCGATCAATTAACGGTGATTGTAGATGATGTACAGCTCTCTTTGCAGCAAATTAGCAGCTCGATCGTCGGCGGAAATATTGCGCTTGCATCCAAAGCAAGCCTTAACAACGAAAAAGATGATATTTACGACGCTGTTTTTGATAATATAAAAGTAACGACCGTCAATGAGGACGGTACAGAGCATGAGTCATTATACAAGAACGGTTATGTTGGGATTGAGGGGTTAATCAGTAGAGTGAAGAACGCGATTAATGCATCATTCGACTGGGCGATCGATACGTTTTAGCTTAATCAGAACCTAATAATTCGAGGAGTTTGAATCAATGCGGAA from Paenibacillus sp. FSL K6-3182 carries:
- a CDS encoding NHLP leader peptide family RiPP precursor, which codes for MSNVQSLKEQIIQKAWEDAEFKKQLIANPKEAIKEAFGIDVPDTIEVEVVEESANKYYLVIPENPTTIKEEAIQAQGAMWQ
- a CDS encoding Gfo/Idh/MocA family oxidoreductase — translated: MSIISFGIVGGGWRAEFYIRIAKALPEKFNIHTILVRDEEKGRLLEAKWGIRTVRNMDQFTAESKQFSFAVVSVPRTAAPAIIQELAERQIPVLAETPPAADLEALTNLYQSLPKDAMVQVAEQYLFQPMHAARIQIARSGKLGEVSQAQVSAAHDYHGISLIRQLLGVGFEHASIIGQTFESKIMQGPSRQGDPLEERMVQSVQRIATLRFGDKLAVYDFTGDQYFSWIRRSRMLIRGSKGELVDSEVSYLKDYATPIHTELRRVDTGQHGNLEGYYHRGVIADGEWLYQNPVAPARLSDDEIAIATCLLRMGLLASGKGASFYSLAEAAQDHYLALLMGEAMASGQTVHTEKQVWMPE
- a CDS encoding polysaccharide deacetylase family protein, translating into MPFLTNKIKNPVILLLMFVLLALSVTGCALFTSSGNLSEENKPIETEKPVVPVNGEKSKVIPFVYTTNKELSLTFNGMGDESLMTKLLDELDRYDIKATFFLPGMRVAEEPGIAKEILARGHGIENNTLSRLDLTHLSYEQVFKEINVSNEVIERELGVKPQYMRTRSGDYNDTVQLAAAQSGLSAVVSYSLNLHEWQQESEQEKADYIRKYVTRGGIIALDTELDGQVLESIPLIAKAAAEVGYKLVPLKELVSSGQERKPLEQIPGFDAARKNLNDKQSSYKLIYNWENKKKVVSLTFDDWGTDYTITKLLDILEKHDVKATFFLRANGVEKNPNLAKAIAEAGHDVANHTYSHPVITKLTPEQLQEEVVKAHQVITEAIQQQPTMLFRPPTGEIDDERARIVAATGYTSIAMYDVTVFDWDSANDADHIVKGVLDQTVDGSVILLHMLDNIHTIEALPDVIEKLKSEGYTFVPMSQMSLK
- a CDS encoding nucleotide sugar dehydrogenase, which codes for MTLYEEIVTRQKKIAVIGLGYVGLPIAVAFAKKVDVIGFDVNKDKIAQYCSGIDTTGDIGSDVLKNTEAQFTSDLNELKDVFFFIVAVPTPIQSGNIPDLNYVKSACQMVGRKLKHGAMVVFESTVYPGVTEEICIPILETESGLVCGVDFKVGYSPERINPGDKVHRLENITKIVSGMDEETLETVASIYELIIEAGVFRAESIKVAEAAKVIENAQRDVNIAFMNELSMLFNGMGIDTKAVLQAAGTKWNFLNFSPGLVGGHCIGIDPYYLTYKAEDTGYHSKIILAGRQINDGMGKYVAQQIIKRLVKQKVNINTAKIGFLGFSYKEDSSDIRNTKVTDIIEELQEYGITTLVADPNVDKQQVYGEYGIVLCDIEELSGLNVVIVAVPHSQIMKMHVEDFDKLYDDNKTKFLVDIKGVFDKRLFEHNGYDYWSL
- a CDS encoding glycosyltransferase: MFRRQKKKPIEVLTVPRADRRTLWSVPDPEHLRQKVDRRGYAEGQSKDGRDDAAAMHKLRELSLRYEASFDVRLLRNGRRKKQAIKGKAVDISSTGILIELDASVIGDSFMEGAKYKLSFEIPPGTMPEGYESAVKIEAVIKRTFTRDSEEGAKQLIAFQFERPLSTYLQKKRWGYSVYAASTLLFVAVGIIMLMRVESIIYFKYNFILYLYSITAAAFLLTRYFFGALHRDVPVNPHYTPGVSIIIPCFNEEEWIHRTILSCMNQDYPIDKLEVIVVDDRSKDRSVEQIQKVIDLVHKEAQRYETKDRLKLHVLSENGGKRVALVKGVEMAKHRLVVFVDSDSFLEPTAIRNLVQPFQDPRMGGVAGRTDVENKYTNTVTKLQTVRYYIAFRIMKAAESWFDSVTCLSGPLSCYRKDLILKHKDAWLTQKFLGQPATFGDDRSMTNFILKTHRTGYQDTAICSTIVPSEMNVFLKQQMRWKRSWLRESLRAGGFIWRKEPFMALFFYIGLIVPIAAPIVVLYNLVYVPIMYRIFPSTFLMGLLLMALLMSFAHLLFRKSKLWVFGFVFCIFYEFVLLWQMPVAWVTFWKSTWGTRETPQDIEARNKKAARKNKNNKNMDMPL
- a CDS encoding polysaccharide deacetylase family protein codes for the protein MNKWYTNGVFDYKRKNKKKVIRTTVQMIILLVLGFILFHAVFDIKQYAEPDKAQWTNQDGFIALSYFGVARNGTSELISKKRLDQQLKALHDQGYVTISQQDVMDYYKLGKPLPPKALFLSFEDGRNDSSLFAQPLLEKYNYKATILSYANKVGSNESKFLQPKDMLSMMKNGYWELGSNGYRLSYINIFDKEGKLIGVKEENEFKDRANTSYYTHYLMDFIRDESLVPAEHRDEMEARINADYKSMKEIYNKTLGFVPNVYMIMHANILYNGMNRLVENVNDQNIKAMFGMHFNREGLSLNKSSDSLYNLTRMQPASYWYTNHLLMKISKDTGQKVSFIAGDERRSSKWQLISGAAEFKDNRIALTSVPAGSGMLLLKDIHAADVKLTAELGGHAVGSQSIYVRYDQNTDSFVRVSIEDNSVIVEQKAPGGKVERLLASKLGDKAAERAKQLEVSLSGDQLTVIVDDVQLSLQQISSSIVGGNIALASKASLNNEKDDIYDAVFDNIKVTTVNEDGTEHESLYKNGYVGIEGLISRVKNAINASFDWAIDTF